The following are from one region of the Aequoribacter fuscus genome:
- the pdxH gene encoding pyridoxamine 5'-phosphate oxidase, which produces MSLKDHRRDYTKGGLSRSDLSSDPYQQFDRWLQQAIDAGLGDPTGMVVATQDESGYLWQRMVLLKDVGVDKGFVFFTNYSSSKAQAIDHNPRVSLHFPWNELDRQVIVGGVASKISKLETAHYFLSRPRESQLAAWASHQSRPISARSVLEQQLHAMKEKFSHGDIPVPDFWGGYRVVPDRIEFWQGGVNRLHDRFRYYREGESDWWIEQLQP; this is translated from the coding sequence GTGAGCTTAAAAGATCACCGAAGAGACTACACCAAAGGCGGGCTGAGTCGCTCTGATTTGAGTTCGGACCCCTACCAACAGTTTGACCGTTGGTTGCAGCAGGCCATTGATGCAGGCCTTGGTGACCCCACAGGTATGGTGGTTGCGACCCAAGATGAGTCGGGCTATTTGTGGCAGCGGATGGTGCTGTTAAAAGACGTGGGGGTCGATAAAGGCTTTGTGTTTTTTACGAACTATTCAAGTTCTAAAGCTCAAGCTATCGATCACAACCCGCGTGTGTCGTTGCACTTTCCTTGGAATGAATTAGATCGTCAGGTGATCGTGGGTGGTGTAGCGAGTAAGATCTCTAAACTCGAAACCGCCCATTATTTTTTATCGCGCCCTCGTGAGAGTCAGTTGGCAGCCTGGGCTTCGCATCAAAGTCGCCCAATCTCGGCTCGCTCAGTGCTTGAGCAACAGCTACATGCCATGAAGGAGAAATTCAGCCACGGTGATATTCCAGTGCCCGATTTTTGGGGCGGTTATCGCGTGGTGCCGGATCGCATAGAGTTTTGGCAGGGTGGCGTTAACCGCCTTCATGACCGCTTCCGGTATTATCGTGAAGGCGAAAGCGATTGGTGGATCGAGCAGTTACAGCCTTAG
- a CDS encoding MBL fold metallo-hydrolase — protein MQYLEAKSLGPLDHAGAAGHWIEAMPNAKLYCHPKAARHLIDPSRLEASARGVYGEAFDALYGQLIPVPENRVVILEDHDSVEVGQRGLTAYHTRGHADHHLCLWDEQSRGWFTGDSFGICYPCMQTGDWPFALPATTPTQFLPSYYQESIDIIAAKKPQWIYPTHYGRIPFDVRTAQSLKQQIGAYANISDIEHAAAELQNITLHNLTQTFSGPEATMILDSLSQDLALNAQGVMHRLQNRTR, from the coding sequence TTGCAATATTTGGAGGCAAAATCCCTAGGACCCCTAGATCATGCCGGCGCCGCTGGGCATTGGATTGAGGCCATGCCCAATGCCAAGCTCTACTGTCACCCCAAAGCTGCGCGCCACTTAATCGACCCTTCGCGCCTCGAAGCCTCCGCTCGCGGAGTCTACGGAGAAGCTTTCGACGCACTGTATGGGCAGTTGATACCGGTACCAGAAAATCGAGTAGTCATTTTAGAAGATCACGATTCAGTAGAGGTTGGTCAGCGCGGGCTCACCGCCTATCATACCCGGGGTCACGCGGACCACCACCTGTGTTTGTGGGACGAGCAAAGCCGCGGCTGGTTTACCGGCGACTCGTTCGGCATTTGCTACCCCTGCATGCAGACAGGCGATTGGCCTTTTGCCTTGCCGGCCACGACCCCCACACAGTTCTTGCCGTCATACTACCAAGAGTCTATCGATATCATCGCTGCTAAAAAGCCCCAGTGGATTTACCCTACCCATTACGGCCGTATCCCCTTTGACGTTCGAACAGCACAAAGCCTAAAACAACAAATTGGCGCCTATGCCAACATTAGCGACATCGAGCACGCCGCTGCAGAGCTTCAAAACATCACGCTGCACAATTTAACCCAGACGTTTAGCGGGCCAGAGGCAACGATGATATTAGACAGTCTTAGTCAAGATCTGGCCTTAAATGCACAGGGTGTTATGCACCGACTACAGAATCGGACACGCTAG
- a CDS encoding iron-containing alcohol dehydrogenase: MISQLNLPRILRVGGGASQELRATLAQLGLSKPLIVTDPFIRSRAFFDAIVGAVPDFDSATDIFADCVPDPTTDSVRAGLSALTAKDYDCLIAIGGGSSMDTAKAMAAMQGRSEPMRQYKVPFALDSGLPIIAIPTTAGTGSEATKFAVITDTETQEKMLWIGLALMPIAALVDYELTIEMPYRLTADTGLDTLCHALEAFVSRKANAFTDPIALDAMRSVVTFLPSACADPSNREAREAMMLAATQGGVAFANASVTLIHGMSRPIGAHYHVPHGLSNAMLLPEITAWSLPGAQVRYAIASRHMGFAAQDSDDSTACDALISGLRRLCSDLSVPTPASYGIDPDSWRANVTLMAEQALASGSPNNNPRVPSAAEIVDLYRRVFE; the protein is encoded by the coding sequence GTGATCAGTCAGTTGAATTTACCCAGAATTCTCCGCGTCGGGGGCGGTGCGAGCCAAGAGCTAAGAGCGACACTCGCGCAATTGGGGCTGTCAAAGCCCTTAATAGTGACCGACCCATTCATTCGCTCGCGAGCGTTTTTTGATGCGATTGTCGGTGCAGTGCCTGATTTTGATAGTGCTACCGATATCTTTGCTGACTGCGTGCCCGACCCAACCACCGATTCGGTGCGGGCCGGTTTGTCGGCGTTGACAGCAAAGGATTACGATTGTCTCATCGCCATCGGGGGCGGTAGCTCCATGGATACGGCAAAAGCGATGGCTGCGATGCAAGGGCGGTCTGAGCCCATGCGGCAATACAAAGTACCTTTTGCTTTAGATTCCGGTTTGCCGATTATCGCGATCCCAACGACTGCGGGAACCGGTTCTGAGGCCACCAAATTTGCAGTAATAACCGACACCGAAACGCAGGAAAAGATGCTGTGGATAGGACTGGCGCTGATGCCGATTGCTGCGCTGGTCGACTATGAGTTGACGATCGAAATGCCCTATCGTTTAACCGCAGACACAGGCCTAGATACCCTGTGCCACGCCCTAGAGGCCTTTGTGAGTCGCAAAGCCAATGCGTTTACCGACCCGATCGCCTTGGATGCCATGCGTTCAGTGGTGACCTTTTTGCCCAGCGCATGCGCCGACCCTAGCAATCGTGAAGCACGCGAGGCGATGATGCTGGCTGCAACTCAAGGCGGCGTTGCTTTTGCAAATGCCTCGGTGACGTTAATTCACGGGATGAGTCGCCCTATCGGCGCGCACTATCATGTGCCGCACGGGTTAAGTAATGCCATGCTGCTGCCAGAGATTACCGCCTGGTCGTTGCCGGGTGCCCAAGTCCGCTATGCTATCGCATCTCGGCATATGGGTTTCGCTGCCCAAGACAGCGATGACTCAACCGCGTGCGATGCACTAATCAGTGGTCTGCGTCGTTTGTGCTCGGATTTAAGTGTACCGACGCCCGCGAGTTACGGCATTGACCCCGACAGCTGGCGAGCTAATGTAACCTTGATGGCAGAGCAGGCTTTAGCCTCTGGTTCGCCGAATAATAATCCTCGCGTGCCGTCTGCTGCGGAAATTGTGGATCTTTATCGGCGTGTCTTCGAGTAA
- the ggt gene encoding gamma-glutamyltransferase, translating to MLRRLLLISLLYSTFAVAQPSTEQAPIIDYQDRFLPQFGRNGMVVGPERLATEIGYAILQQGGNAVDAAVATGFALAVTYPRAGNLGGGGFMLIHLADENKQVFIDYREMAPGRAQRDMYLDEFGDVDRQRLYFSYLSAGVPGTVAGLLHALENYGTMSVRQVLQPAVDLALKGIPVSFALNQELNSRKERLLADPGAASTYLVEGEAPQLGVNFRQSDLGQVLKSIRDNGRSGFYEGWVAKTIAQAMAESGGIITEGDLKNYRVVEREPVRGTFRGYEVVSAPPPSSGGAHIIQMLNILEPFDLQAMGHNSAEYIHHVIEAMKIAYADRAAHMGDPDFSPVPVNQLLSKEYAAKVRGDIDPERARAATEIQAGDFSDIESLDTTHFSVADTLGNVVSNTYTLNFSYGSHIVVPGTGVLLNNEMADFMTKPGTPNAFGLIESQANEITAGKRPLSSMSPTLVFKDGQPWLATGSPGGSLIISTVMQTILNAMAFDMNIAAAGGAARVHHQWMPDTLRIENGVSKDTVDKLKAMGHPVEENVRTLGRTQSIMIQEGWFLGASDTRRPGGWVAGAQ from the coding sequence ATGCTACGACGCTTGTTATTGATTAGTTTGTTGTACTCTACCTTCGCGGTAGCCCAGCCTAGCACGGAGCAGGCGCCGATTATCGATTATCAGGATCGATTTTTACCGCAGTTTGGTCGCAACGGTATGGTCGTGGGTCCTGAGCGTCTGGCCACTGAAATTGGTTACGCTATTTTGCAACAAGGCGGTAATGCCGTTGACGCCGCTGTGGCGACCGGCTTTGCTTTGGCAGTGACCTACCCGCGCGCCGGTAACTTGGGCGGCGGTGGCTTTATGCTGATTCACTTGGCCGACGAGAATAAACAGGTGTTTATTGACTATCGCGAGATGGCCCCGGGTCGAGCACAGCGTGATATGTATCTGGATGAATTTGGCGATGTCGATAGGCAACGACTGTACTTTAGTTATTTGTCGGCGGGGGTGCCCGGCACTGTGGCTGGTTTACTTCATGCGCTAGAAAATTATGGCACGATGAGCGTGCGGCAAGTTTTGCAGCCGGCGGTTGACCTTGCGCTGAAAGGCATTCCTGTCTCCTTCGCGTTGAACCAAGAATTGAATTCGCGTAAAGAGCGTTTGCTGGCCGATCCGGGTGCAGCCAGTACGTATCTCGTTGAGGGCGAAGCGCCACAGCTCGGTGTGAACTTTCGTCAATCCGATCTAGGGCAGGTGCTTAAAAGTATTCGCGATAATGGTCGTTCAGGTTTCTACGAGGGCTGGGTTGCCAAAACCATTGCGCAAGCCATGGCGGAGTCGGGCGGTATCATTACCGAAGGCGATCTCAAAAATTACCGAGTGGTCGAACGTGAGCCCGTACGCGGTACGTTTCGTGGCTACGAAGTCGTGTCTGCACCACCGCCGTCCTCGGGTGGAGCGCACATAATCCAAATGTTAAACATTCTGGAGCCCTTCGACTTGCAAGCTATGGGGCACAACTCTGCGGAATATATTCACCATGTCATCGAGGCTATGAAAATTGCCTACGCGGATCGTGCGGCGCACATGGGCGACCCCGATTTTTCCCCAGTACCGGTTAATCAATTGTTGAGCAAAGAGTATGCCGCCAAGGTTCGTGGTGACATTGATCCCGAACGAGCGCGCGCTGCCACCGAAATTCAAGCCGGCGACTTTAGCGACATCGAGAGTCTAGATACTACGCATTTTTCGGTGGCAGATACGCTGGGCAACGTTGTGTCTAATACCTACACATTGAACTTTAGCTACGGTTCACACATTGTCGTGCCAGGTACAGGTGTGCTGTTAAATAACGAAATGGCGGATTTTATGACGAAGCCCGGAACGCCTAACGCCTTTGGTTTGATCGAAAGCCAGGCCAACGAAATTACCGCGGGTAAACGACCTTTGTCTTCAATGAGTCCAACGCTGGTGTTCAAAGACGGCCAGCCTTGGCTAGCGACCGGTAGTCCAGGTGGGAGTTTGATTATCAGTACCGTCATGCAAACGATACTGAATGCCATGGCCTTTGATATGAACATTGCCGCAGCAGGGGGCGCCGCGCGCGTTCATCATCAGTGGATGCCTGATACCCTGCGTATTGAGAACGGTGTGAGTAAAGACACCGTCGACAAACTCAAGGCCATGGGTCACCCCGTGGAGGAAAACGTCAGAACCTTGGGGCGGACCCAATCGATTATGATTCAAGAGGGCTGGTTCTTGGGAGCGAGCGATACGCGCAGGCCCGGTGGTTGGGTTGCTGGCGCGCAGTAA
- the orn gene encoding oligoribonuclease, whose protein sequence is MVSDSNLIWVDMEMTGLEPDQDVVIEIATIVTDSELNTLAEGPVIAIHQSDAILAGMDEWNTTHHTASGLLDRVRASTTDERAASLETIAFLEQWVPAGKSPMCGNTICQDRRFMARHMPTLEAYFHYRNLDVSTLKILAQRWAPEVADGFSKKGAHLALDDIRESIEELRYYREKMLTC, encoded by the coding sequence ATGGTTTCAGATTCAAACCTTATTTGGGTAGACATGGAAATGACGGGTCTAGAACCTGATCAAGACGTGGTTATCGAAATAGCAACGATTGTCACCGATAGCGAGTTGAATACTTTGGCCGAAGGTCCGGTCATTGCCATTCATCAGTCCGATGCCATTCTTGCGGGGATGGATGAGTGGAATACCACACATCACACAGCGTCGGGTTTACTGGATCGAGTGCGTGCCAGCACCACGGACGAACGGGCCGCCAGTCTGGAAACTATCGCCTTTTTAGAGCAATGGGTTCCCGCAGGTAAATCACCAATGTGCGGTAACACCATTTGTCAGGATCGGCGTTTTATGGCTCGTCACATGCCAACACTAGAGGCCTATTTTCACTATCGCAATTTAGATGTCAGCACGTTAAAGATTTTAGCCCAGCGTTGGGCACCAGAAGTCGCTGATGGCTTTTCCAAAAAAGGCGCGCATTTGGCTCTTGATGACATTCGCGAGTCGATCGAAGAGCTGCGTTACTATCGTGAAAAAATGCTGACCTGTTAG
- a CDS encoding CinA family nicotinamide mononucleotide deamidase-related protein, with the protein MTALNVQLLMTGNEVMAGDTIDSNSAYIARELAAMGIKVSRRVTVNDDLEQLLIELNSMSASADIVIMNGGLGPTVDDLTSEALAAFSNSALQIHPDAKAQLEGWCERRGQALNDANKKQMLIPAGADIIPNATGSAPGIDLQHQGTRVFATPGVPSEMRQMLPIITDRISARFDLTHRTIVRRLQTFGLGESNAQQLINNSTFDWPETVELGFRASAPQMEVKLTIHDDSHQEDQERCIQHIHTLFGDHIVGEGDTTLAEAVLKLLRERQQTITTAESCTGGLIASALTQIPGASAAFHAGFVTYDNAIKASVLGVSDSHLNNCGAVSEPVVRQMADGALARASADYVIAVSGVAGPDGGSDEKPVGTVWVAYGSREELNTLRLLWPLPRQLFQTMVTACTLDLIRRQLLGLPKYCRYVDQRQVVPTDQE; encoded by the coding sequence ATGACAGCACTCAACGTTCAATTACTCATGACCGGAAACGAAGTCATGGCGGGCGACACCATCGACTCCAACTCGGCTTACATCGCCCGCGAGCTGGCCGCCATGGGCATTAAAGTTAGCCGTCGAGTCACGGTCAACGACGACCTCGAACAACTGTTAATTGAACTAAACAGCATGAGTGCATCGGCTGACATTGTCATCATGAATGGTGGCTTGGGGCCTACTGTCGACGATCTAACGTCAGAGGCTTTAGCGGCTTTTAGCAATAGCGCCTTGCAAATACACCCGGACGCAAAAGCCCAATTAGAGGGGTGGTGTGAACGTCGAGGCCAAGCGCTAAATGACGCAAACAAAAAACAAATGTTGATTCCTGCCGGTGCAGACATCATTCCTAACGCAACGGGCTCGGCGCCGGGAATTGACTTGCAGCACCAAGGCACCCGCGTCTTTGCAACACCTGGGGTTCCCAGCGAAATGCGGCAAATGCTGCCCATTATCACGGACCGAATTAGCGCTCGATTTGATCTGACGCATCGTACTATTGTGCGACGTTTGCAAACCTTTGGATTGGGCGAATCTAACGCTCAACAGCTCATTAACAACAGCACTTTTGACTGGCCCGAGACCGTGGAGCTGGGCTTTCGCGCCAGCGCTCCACAAATGGAAGTAAAACTCACTATCCACGACGACAGCCATCAAGAAGACCAAGAACGCTGTATCCAACACATCCATACCCTATTTGGGGACCATATCGTTGGCGAAGGCGATACCACACTTGCCGAAGCAGTGTTGAAACTATTGCGAGAACGCCAGCAAACCATCACGACCGCAGAGTCTTGCACCGGTGGCCTAATCGCCAGTGCTCTCACTCAAATCCCGGGCGCCTCGGCAGCATTCCATGCCGGTTTTGTCACCTACGACAATGCGATCAAAGCCAGTGTTCTTGGCGTTTCAGACAGTCACTTAAACAACTGCGGCGCTGTTAGCGAACCGGTTGTACGGCAAATGGCTGACGGGGCACTAGCCCGGGCATCGGCCGACTACGTGATTGCGGTGAGCGGTGTTGCAGGGCCCGATGGTGGATCCGACGAAAAGCCCGTAGGCACGGTTTGGGTAGCCTACGGCTCACGAGAAGAATTGAACACGCTTCGGCTATTGTGGCCACTGCCTCGGCAACTATTCCAGACGATGGTCACCGCCTGTACGCTGGACTTAATCCGTCGCCAACTACTTGGACTACCAAAATATTGCCGTTATGTAGATCAACGCCAAGTGGTTCCGACCGATCAAGAATAG
- the rsgA gene encoding small ribosomal subunit biogenesis GTPase RsgA, whose product MGKRKLTKQQAWRIQKIQDERSKRSQKRDSKADELLVGGELGDEQEGLIISHFGTQVEVEGTNAERQRCFIRANLPALVTGDRVVFCAGEYAGVVVALHERHTILKRPDPYTGLKPVAANIDQVVVVIAPQPTPYADLIDRYLVAAETAGIEPLLLLNKTDLLDQPELKDTVDEVLEPYKALGYRVVQTSANRADLSALVHVLQDRVSVFVGQSGVGKSSLVNSLLPAAALRTSELSQYNQKGQHTTTTARLFHLPTGGVLIDSPGIREFGLWHMSRAELEQGFREFAPFLGVCRFRDCKHEAEPDCALLAAVDEGRISEARFRSYQILVDALDADRPV is encoded by the coding sequence GTGGGCAAGCGAAAATTAACCAAGCAGCAAGCGTGGCGAATCCAAAAGATTCAAGATGAGCGCAGTAAGCGCTCGCAGAAACGCGACAGCAAAGCCGATGAATTACTCGTTGGCGGTGAGCTAGGCGATGAACAAGAAGGCCTAATCATCTCGCATTTTGGTACCCAAGTGGAGGTGGAGGGCACAAACGCTGAGCGGCAGCGCTGCTTTATCCGGGCTAATTTACCGGCTTTAGTCACGGGCGACCGAGTGGTGTTTTGCGCTGGCGAATACGCAGGCGTCGTGGTGGCTTTGCACGAGCGCCACACCATATTGAAGCGCCCAGATCCCTACACGGGTCTTAAGCCTGTTGCTGCCAATATTGACCAGGTCGTCGTGGTGATTGCACCTCAGCCTACACCCTATGCTGATTTGATAGACCGCTATTTGGTGGCGGCCGAAACGGCCGGTATCGAACCTTTATTGTTACTAAACAAGACCGATCTACTGGATCAGCCCGAGCTGAAAGATACAGTCGATGAAGTGCTCGAACCCTATAAAGCCTTGGGTTATCGAGTGGTGCAAACCAGTGCGAATCGGGCCGATTTGTCGGCTCTAGTCCATGTTTTGCAAGACCGTGTGAGTGTGTTTGTTGGACAATCGGGAGTGGGTAAATCGTCTTTAGTGAATTCACTGCTGCCGGCAGCAGCGCTGCGTACCAGCGAGCTTTCGCAATACAATCAAAAGGGTCAGCACACCACGACTACGGCGCGACTGTTTCACTTGCCCACCGGCGGCGTATTGATCGATTCTCCTGGAATTCGCGAATTCGGTTTGTGGCATATGAGTCGTGCCGAATTAGAGCAGGGTTTTCGGGAGTTTGCGCCGTTTCTCGGAGTCTGCCGTTTTCGTGATTGCAAGCACGAAGCTGAGCCAGATTGTGCGCTTTTGGCGGCGGTGGACGAGGGGCGTATCAGCGAGGCTCGATTTCGCAGTTATCAAATATTGGTCGACGCGTTAGACGCCGACCGCCCCGTCTAA
- the asd gene encoding archaetidylserine decarboxylase (Phosphatidylserine decarboxylase is synthesized as a single chain precursor. Generation of the pyruvoyl active site from a Ser is coupled to cleavage of a Gly-Ser bond between the larger (beta) and smaller (alpha chains). It is an integral membrane protein.): MSPFILLQRLLPQHLLSRWVGRLAELKHPKWLKNTLIKAFIKHYQVNMEEAFAPYPEAYVNFNEFFTRALKPGARPLAVADVLSPADGAFSQVGKINEDQIFQAKGKSFTTTSLLGGNEEWAALFHDGDFATIYLSPKDYHRIHMPIQGTLLATRYIPGDLYSVNQTTAENVDGLFARNERLVCLFDTEAGPMAAVLVGAMIVAGIETVWEGQVAPPGSQIITRHYAQPAPAIELKQGDELGRFKLGSTVILLFGKDQIAWETWCHAGNDIRMGECIASRINV, encoded by the coding sequence ATGTCGCCTTTTATCTTGCTTCAGCGCCTATTACCCCAACACCTACTGTCTCGCTGGGTGGGGCGCCTTGCCGAACTCAAGCATCCAAAATGGCTCAAGAACACCCTGATAAAAGCGTTTATTAAACACTATCAGGTCAATATGGAAGAGGCCTTCGCACCCTACCCCGAAGCCTACGTCAATTTTAACGAGTTTTTCACTCGCGCCTTAAAGCCAGGGGCTCGCCCGCTGGCCGTTGCCGATGTACTGAGTCCCGCAGATGGAGCCTTTAGCCAGGTTGGTAAAATCAATGAGGATCAGATTTTTCAAGCCAAGGGCAAATCATTTACAACTACCAGCCTACTCGGCGGCAACGAAGAATGGGCCGCGCTCTTCCATGATGGCGATTTCGCTACTATTTACTTAAGCCCAAAAGACTATCACCGCATTCATATGCCGATTCAAGGTACCCTGCTCGCCACTCGATACATCCCTGGCGATCTTTACTCGGTAAATCAAACCACCGCCGAAAATGTCGATGGACTGTTTGCTCGCAACGAGCGTTTGGTGTGCCTCTTCGACACAGAGGCGGGCCCAATGGCAGCCGTCTTGGTGGGTGCTATGATCGTAGCGGGTATCGAAACCGTCTGGGAAGGCCAAGTGGCACCTCCTGGATCGCAGATTATTACTCGCCACTACGCCCAACCAGCGCCGGCTATCGAGCTCAAGCAAGGGGATGAGCTCGGCCGGTTTAAACTGGGGTCAACTGTCATTTTGCTGTTCGGCAAAGATCAGATCGCTTGGGAGACTTGGTGTCACGCGGGCAACGACATCCGCATGGGCGAATGCATTGCCTCACGAATAAACGTTTAG
- a CDS encoding FKBP-type peptidyl-prolyl cis-trans isomerase yields MSDNLKFTTDEQKVSYGFGLQFGDQLRKNQFDGMDIDAVVAGIRDWFADGASKLSDADLNPAYQAVQAKQQAAQAEQGAAQSAIADQFMTQNAAREGVVSTESGLQYEVLESGDGAAPTRDSTVVVHYHGTFVDGSVFDSSVQRGEPATFGVTQVIPAWTEALQLMSVGDKWRVFAPPHLAYGEQGAGGVIPPNTALIFEVHLIGIE; encoded by the coding sequence ATGAGCGACAACTTGAAATTTACGACAGATGAGCAAAAAGTCAGCTATGGCTTTGGCCTGCAATTTGGCGACCAGCTACGTAAGAATCAATTCGACGGTATGGACATCGATGCGGTGGTTGCCGGTATCCGCGACTGGTTTGCCGATGGCGCCAGCAAGCTATCTGACGCTGACCTAAATCCTGCCTACCAGGCCGTTCAAGCCAAGCAACAAGCGGCGCAGGCAGAGCAAGGTGCTGCGCAAAGCGCTATCGCTGACCAATTCATGACCCAAAACGCGGCGCGTGAGGGTGTCGTGAGCACTGAATCGGGTTTGCAATACGAGGTGCTCGAATCTGGCGATGGTGCTGCGCCCACTCGGGACTCTACGGTCGTGGTGCACTACCACGGGACCTTTGTTGATGGTTCGGTATTTGATAGCTCCGTGCAGCGCGGGGAGCCTGCGACTTTTGGCGTGACACAGGTTATTCCTGCGTGGACCGAAGCTTTGCAGCTGATGTCTGTGGGCGATAAATGGCGCGTGTTTGCGCCCCCACATTTAGCCTATGGTGAGCAAGGTGCCGGTGGTGTGATTCCACCCAACACCGCTCTAATATTTGAGGTCCACCTGATCGGGATCGAATAA